One Misgurnus anguillicaudatus chromosome 22, ASM2758022v2, whole genome shotgun sequence DNA segment encodes these proteins:
- the LOC129440191 gene encoding POU class 2 homeobox associating-factor 2 isoform X1, which translates to MMETEYSKRVYQGVRVKHTVKDLLAEKRLRQTNAPRFSTSSSSSQPAFVPMPGSHVLPGYYSMRRSFLPDSELCHPMKQYSPDTYSSALGGKAFTYDHPSSYPSFIDSYYNPDSYGDYRGPTSYTTSGGSLFPPSTLPALLPSLSGEPSSHLLLRDPWDQPSEDPASQPEVICPEGPTPVADSPSLGGPDSGGSSPYRLSSGHSGSSISSSSQPYTLQPLEDVPYSAASYTSASSYSCPPYMTTPGDLAVVKMTPVTSEEARGGVVSLSDTTSWAKDDGTGSWLSYEPRRAF; encoded by the exons ATGATGGAGACAG AGTATTCCAAGAGAGTATACCAAGGTGTCAGAGTCAAACATACTGTTAAAGACCTTCTAGCAGAGAAGCGATTAAGACAAACAAATGCACCCAGATTCAGC ACGAGCAGCAGTTCATCCCAGCCAGCTTTTGTACCAATGCCTG GATCTCATGTGCTTCCTGGTTACTACAGTATGCGAAGATCCTTCCTCCCAGACTCAGAGCTCTGCCATCCCATGAAGCAGTACTCTCCGGATACATATTCTTCAGCGCTGGGAGGCAAGGCATTTACGTATGACCATCCCTCCAGTTACCCCTCTTTCATTGACAGCTACTACAACCCCGATTCTTATGGAGATTATAGAGGGCCAACTTCATATACCACCAGTGGAGGGTCACTGTTTCCACCATCTACGCTACCAGCACTACTGCCATCTCTGTCTGGAGAGCCGTCGTCACACCTACTCTTG AGAGACCCCTGGGATCAGCCATCCGAGGACCCAGCCAGTCAACCAGAAGTCATTTGTCCTGAGGGTCCAACCCCAGTGGCAGACTCACCATCCCTGGGAGGGCCTGACTCTGGTGGTTCCTCGCCATATCGTCTGTCATCAGGGCACAGTGGGAGCTCCATCTCATCCAGCTCTCAGCCTTACACTCTACAACCTCTGGAAGATGTTCCCTACTCAGCAGCCTCCTACACTTCTGCCTCAAGCTACTCCTGCCCACCATACATGACAACACCTGGCGATCTGGCTGTGGTGAAGATGACACCTGTCACCTCAGAGGAGGCTAGAGGCGGAGTGGTGTCTCTCAGTGACACTACATCCTGGGCTAAAGATGATGGAACTGGCTCCTGGTTGTCATATGAGCCTAGAAGGGCTTTTTAA
- the LOC129440191 gene encoding POU class 2 homeobox associating-factor 2 isoform X2, whose translation MPGSHVLPGYYSMRRSFLPDSELCHPMKQYSPDTYSSALGGKAFTYDHPSSYPSFIDSYYNPDSYGDYRGPTSYTTSGGSLFPPSTLPALLPSLSGEPSSHLLLRDPWDQPSEDPASQPEVICPEGPTPVADSPSLGGPDSGGSSPYRLSSGHSGSSISSSSQPYTLQPLEDVPYSAASYTSASSYSCPPYMTTPGDLAVVKMTPVTSEEARGGVVSLSDTTSWAKDDGTGSWLSYEPRRAF comes from the exons ATGCCTG GATCTCATGTGCTTCCTGGTTACTACAGTATGCGAAGATCCTTCCTCCCAGACTCAGAGCTCTGCCATCCCATGAAGCAGTACTCTCCGGATACATATTCTTCAGCGCTGGGAGGCAAGGCATTTACGTATGACCATCCCTCCAGTTACCCCTCTTTCATTGACAGCTACTACAACCCCGATTCTTATGGAGATTATAGAGGGCCAACTTCATATACCACCAGTGGAGGGTCACTGTTTCCACCATCTACGCTACCAGCACTACTGCCATCTCTGTCTGGAGAGCCGTCGTCACACCTACTCTTG AGAGACCCCTGGGATCAGCCATCCGAGGACCCAGCCAGTCAACCAGAAGTCATTTGTCCTGAGGGTCCAACCCCAGTGGCAGACTCACCATCCCTGGGAGGGCCTGACTCTGGTGGTTCCTCGCCATATCGTCTGTCATCAGGGCACAGTGGGAGCTCCATCTCATCCAGCTCTCAGCCTTACACTCTACAACCTCTGGAAGATGTTCCCTACTCAGCAGCCTCCTACACTTCTGCCTCAAGCTACTCCTGCCCACCATACATGACAACACCTGGCGATCTGGCTGTGGTGAAGATGACACCTGTCACCTCAGAGGAGGCTAGAGGCGGAGTGGTGTCTCTCAGTGACACTACATCCTGGGCTAAAGATGATGGAACTGGCTCCTGGTTGTCATATGAGCCTAGAAGGGCTTTTTAA
- the gig2o gene encoding grass carp reovirus (GCRV)-induced gene 2o — protein MNLDVFFAGWDVVKDRSKTLSADQEPEAGRGYTMYHGTLLANAKKIITNGFERSKDGLLGPGIYVSRNIKKAQCYPLQTDKNEKVVFKLKVRVGKVKKIDCDNHAFQKSWHQNGYDCAWVPPHSNISSIKSGREEDCVWDPKRIKVVDVACCVDQAKRHELRRLIRGNGSNKHKEASSKSECDVCHHDASERPHDIQNCWDCGRKICPFQDKHLCNRN, from the coding sequence ATGAACTTGGATGTGTTTTTCGCTGGCTGGGATGTGGTTAAAGACCGCAGCAAAACTTTATCCGCGGACCAGGAGCCGGAGGCAGGCCGCGGATACACGATGTATCACGGGACACTTCTGGCAAacgccaaaaaaataatcaCTAATGGGTTTGAACGCTCAAAAGATGGACTGCTCGGCCCCGGAATATATGTCAGTCGTAACATTAAAAAAGCTCAATGTTACCCGCTGCAGACTGACAAGAATGAAAAAGTCGTTTTCAAATTGAAAGTGCGTGTTGGGAAAGTGAAGAAGATCGATTGTGACAATCACGCTTTCCAGAAATCGTGGCACCAGAACGGGTACGATTGCGCGTGGGTCCCACCACACAGCAACATATCCAGCATCAAATCTGGTCGCGAGGAGGACTGTGTGTGGGACCCCAAGCGCATTAAGGTGGTTGACGTTGCTTGTTGTGTGGATCAGGCTAAACGCCACGAGCTCAGACGGTTGATCCGAGGGAATGGCTCTAACAAACACAAGGAAGCGAGTTCTAAATCTGAATGCGACGTTTGCCATCACGACGCATCTGAAAGACCCCACGATATTCAGAATTGTTGGGACTGCGGGAGAAAAATATGTCCTTTTCAAGACAAACACTTATGTAATAGGAACTAG